The region tctgaaaagaagaaaagagaaaggtaaaggagaaaaggaaagatatgcccatttgaatgcagagttccaaagaatagcgaggcgagataaaaaagctttcctcagtgatcaatacaaagaaatagaggaaaacaagagaatgggaaagacgagagatctcttcaagaaaattagagataccaagggaacatttcacacaaagatggacacaataaaaaacaacagacagaaatggtatggacctaacagaagcagaagatactaagaataggcagccagaatacacagaagaactatacaaaagatcttcatgacccagatattcacaatggtgtgatcactctagagtcagacatcctggaatgcgaagtcaagtgagccttaagaagcatcactactatgaacaaagctagtggaggtgatggaattccagttgagctatttcaaattctgaaagatgatgctgtgaaagtgctgcgctcaacatgccggcaaatttggaaagctcagcagtatccacagactggaaaaggtcagttttcattccaatcccaaagaaaggaatgccaaagaatgctcaagtatGTATTaatcgctcattcatgtccaactttttgtgaccctgtggtctgtagcccgccaggctcctctgtccatgggattctctaggcaaaagtactggggtgggttgccatttcctcctccaggaagaatgctcaaactactgtacaactgcattcatttcatatgctagcaaagtaatgctcaaaattctccaagccaggcttcaacagtacatgaacaatgAAATTCCAggtgtttaagctggatttagaaaaggcagaggaaccagagatcaaattgccaacatccgttagatcatccaaaaaacaagagagttccagcaaaacatctatttctgctttattgaccataccaaagccttgactgtgtggatcacaacaaactgtggaaaattctgaaagagatgggaataccagaccatctgacctgccttctgaggaatctgtatgcaggtcaagaagaaacagttaaaactgggcatggaaccacagactgattccaaatgggaaaaggagtatgtcaaggctgtatattgtccccctgcttatttaatttatatgcagagtacatcatgtgaaattctggactggatgaagcacaagctggaatcaagatagctgggagaaatatcaataatctcagatatgcagatgacaccacctttatggcagaaagtgaagaagaattaaagagcctcttgatgaaagtgaaagaggagagtgaaaaagttggcctaaaactaaacattcagaaaactaagatcatcatgacaaacagatggggaaacagtggaaacagtaacagacttaaTTATGggagtctccaaaatcactgtagatggtgactgcagccatgacattaaaagatgctttcttcttggaagaaaagctatgaccaacctagacagcatattaaaaagcagagacatttagttcagttcagttcagtcacgctattgcatctgactctttgtgatcccatggactgcagcacaccaggcctccctgtctatcaccaactctcggagtttactgaaaatcatacccattgagtctgtgatgccatccaaccatctcagcctctgttgtccccttctcctctcaccttcaatctttcccagcatcagggcctttacaaatgagtcagttctttgcatcaagtggccagagtactggagtttcagcttcaaaatcagtctttccaatgaacacccaggactgatttcctttagggtggactggttggatctccttgcagtccaagggactctcaagagtcttctccaacaccacagttcaaaagcatcaactctttggcactcagctttctctatagtccaactctcacatccatatatgactactggaaaaaccatagctttgactagacagacctttgctagTAAACtagtgtttcttctttttaatatgctgccttgtttggtcataacttttcttccaaggagtaagtgtcttttaatttcatggctgcaatcaccatgtgcagtgattttggaggccaaaaaataaagtttgccactgtttccactgttcctccaactattttccatgaagtgacgggaccagatgccatgatctttgttttctgaatgttgagctttaagccaactttttcactctcctctttcactttcatcaagatgctctttagttcttcttcactttctgccataagggtgatatcatctgcatatctgaggttagtgatatttctcctggcaattccagcttgtgtttcctccagcccagcatttctcatgatataagctgcatgtaagttaaataagcagggtgacaatatacagccttgacatactccttttcctatttgcaaccagtctgtttttccatgtccagttctaactgttgcttcctgacctgcatacagatttctcaagaggtaggtgaggtggtctggtattcccatctctttcagaattttccaaagtttattgtgatccacacagtcaaagtctttgacatagtcagtaaggcagaaatagatgtttttctggaactcccttgcatCAACTCCTTgctaatgttggcaatttgatctctggttcctctacattttctaaaaccagctctaccatcaaaggtctgtcttgtcaaagctataatttttccagtagttgctATGGATgtgagtataaagaaagctgagtgccgaagaattgatgcttttgaactgtggtttagAGAACATTCTcaagattcccttggactgcaaagagatccaaccagtccatcctaaaggaaatcagtcctgaatattcattagaaggactgatgttgaagttgaatctccaatactttggccacctgatgtgaagagctgactcattgtaaagaccctgatgctgggaaagattgaaggtaggaggagaaggggatgacagatgataagATGGTTCGATGgtatcactgagtcaatgaaaatgagttttagtcaactctgggagttggtaaactccaggagctggcttcctgcagtccatgggatcacaaagagttggacatgactgagcaagtgaactgaactgaactggggaagatcccctggagaagcgaatggctacccactctattattctttggagaatcccaagggcatgGAGCTTTGTGggttacaggccatggggttacaaagagtgggacaggaatgagcgactgacactttcactttcactttcacttttgttcattaagttttggggtaatttgttccAAAGTAACTGACAAGCAGAAGAGAGTAGGGCTTCTGGATTTTGTATGTATGTTTAAGTGAGGTGTAGTTAAGTGGTAACAttctcaaaatgaaaatgagttatacttttaattacattttaaaaagcacttataATGCTTACTATTTAGATATCTATTAAACTCTCTTATTAAACCATGAAATCATTtaagtatttgttaaaatattgtcATGATTTCTATCTTGAAAATTTTAGCCATGTTTTCCtattatattcattattattcaactaacttttaaatttctattaatttaccttttaaataaaaaaaagttgGCTAAACCTCATTCTGTATAATGATATCCATGAATTAGTGGCTTTTATAGCTTAGTCACACTGTATTAATACACTTAAAAGCAAGCGCATATGTTTTGAGATTAAAAAGTGTCCAATTACTATCTAAAATTATCTCCCATTGCATAATTAGCATATATCTCATTCTGGGAAAAACTTCCTTCATCTTGGAAAAGAGCTGTGCCATCAAACAGACAATGAGATCTTTCAGCTTTAGTGTTTGGGGTGTCAACTCCTAGGGACTAGCCTGTGTTAAGAAAATGACACAGTGTAATtgactttgttgctgttcagtttctaagttgcgtctgactctttgtgacttcatggacagCAGCTTACTAGGCTGCAGAGACTGACATTACTTGTCAGAAGTTAAAAATCTACTCATATTCTATCTGTGATTAAGGACTTTTGTAGTGTTTAATTTGGTCTTTCCAAAAAGAActctaaaaatgtaaatgttagtCGTTTGATGCTCAGTTTGTATATAAGATATTTCTTAGGCTTGTATGAACAGAGACATGGATGTACCTTGAGGGGCTCCAAGCCAGTGATTAGGACcagttactttttgttttttagttgtgCCAGTTGGCTTGTAGGATTTCAGTTCACAGGTTGGCagtaaaagcacagagtcctaacaactggaccatcAGAAAATCCCCAAACCAGTTACTTTTCTTATATAAATAGAAAGCGTTTGTAATCTGGTATCATAATCTGAGATCTCTGGAAGCAGATTTTGAGACAGTTAGTTTGGGAGTTTCATTTCAGGGAAGGCAGCAAATGGGGAGTGAAACAGAGGAGCAGGAATGCCATCACAGGAACTGTTATTGATCAGCCACCATCACAAGCAACTCGTGCATGATTTTGAGGGTTTTTCTGAAATAGTTTCAGAGCTGTCTACCTGGAGGATGAAAGGTGGAAACACTCGCTCATTCATCTGCATTTCCTGTTGCTCAAGGGAGACCCAGTTCTGGGTGGTGCATATAGGCATGCAGAGTCAGTTAGCATAGACTCCTCTTGCTGTGGCATCAGAGAAGACTTAGGATGGGAAGCAAGAAGTAGGGGAGTGGCCCTAAAATGAAGACAGCAGTGTCTGGGTGCACCACCGTGAAGCTGGCTCAAGTGTGTGCGAAAAGGATGCAGCAAGAGATGGGATGACACAGGTTGGAACTAATTCACAACCTGATATATTTGTCTGATATATTTGACCATGATGCTTCTTCTTTGACACTTAATATCTCATCCATCAGATGAGAGAGTTAGACTAGAGGTCTTTAAGATCCAGTTCTGATAGTCTAATTACTAACATGAGAGAGTACTGGTCTAAGGCTACATTCCTAATTCCCCTGGATAGAAAGATCAGACCAAGAACAGTTGCATTGAAAGGGCATCAGCACAGGTCAGCTAGGTGATGCTAAAGACAAGACTTACCTTATACTTCTTTCTCTCACATAGCTCCTATTAATAGCATCCTTATCCTCCTGGGTACCAAGGAGACCCTGAATAATTCTGTATCAGGGAAGGATAATACacttgtgtgactttgggccTTCTCTCTGGCCCTATACATAAACGTTACTCACGTCTGGTCAAAGGCGGGTTCACTTCTTGTTACTTGAAAGACTGGGACTGGAGCACATACCAGCTACACATGTGATATCCTGCAAGAGAGTTTGTTTGGTCTCCAAACTTGGGAATCTACTTACTTTTATTGAGAGCATCCTGATTCTGATCTCCAATAAAAGCATTCATGAAAAAATACATGATTTTGAAAACAGGCATGAAGAAAGAGAATGGCAGTTCAACTTTGGATTTTTCAACCTTACATTATCCTCTGAGGATTTATTTTTCTACAAATCTTGTTGCTGGTGATTGCTATTTTCAAGTTCTAAAAGCAGCAACTATTTTGCTGGTCTTTGCctgcttctttcacttttctgctttCTGCCTTACATTTCCCTCCAGCCCCAAAGATTCAAACCTTTGTATGATTGACGCTTTTTGAAAAGAGTTTGGAAAATGAATTTCAGCTCAGTTTTGGTGCAAATCACTCAGCCTTTGGGGGGTTTATAATGTCTTGGTTAATAAGAATTCTGGAGATTCAAGCTGGAGGTCTGTGTGAAGTTGGGAAAAAATGGCAGAACAATTCAGCCaagatgtattttgtttttaaagcagtcATTATGTTCTGTCCTTAGAATTTTTCAATtccctttttatgttttttaagatAGAATGAATAGCTTTCATTTCAGAGTATGAGCATCCTGGAAAAGTGCAGGATGACAAAttctaattttatgtttattaatttttcagcAAGTTTAATATTGCTCCATTCGATGAGactaggtgatttttttttgaacCAGCATTGATAAACATTATTACCAATTTTGTGATAAAAAATATCCTTCCTGCATGTCAAAACTTCAGCCTCCCACACATGCTTAATTCTTTTTACTCTCAAACACTTGGCCTTGTCAGTGATTGCTGTGATTCAGTTTTGAGTGAAAGAATTGCTCATTTCCAGTCTGTGATAATTATTGTATAAGGCTTAGATTGTTCTATACAAACGAGAGCAAATTACCCATCAAGGATGTAGATAATGGGTAGTAGTACTTTAATCTCCTCTCATCTTCTCTCATCATATACTCCTCTCACTTCACACCCTGCAGACACAGGAATAATCTTTGCAAACCTTTTCGCTGAGTTGAAGTTTGATATTGCATATAACTATCTCTTGATAGCTGCTGGACACAaaagtttttcttacattccaatgAAAGGATGATTTATTGATTTCACTTAGCAACACTGTAGACTTAGAATCATGTCTTCAAGCTTCATGTTGCTGTCAGtgcctatttcttttttcttttggcaaatTTTAGCATTGTTTTAATTAAGGAACATAGCTGTTTGAAACAGGAGATTTTAAGCTAGTTGAATAGAAGCAAAGTGAAAGATTCCTCTATTAGGATAGCTGCTATGAATAAAATCCTTACTATGTGGATTTGAATTCCATTGTAAATTTGGCACTAAACAACACTGGTCTAAGCcaaaaatttctcatttttgtttagAAGCCCTGaacattttctttcacatttaaggaggggaaagggaagaaaaggaaaaggggaaaaaaagcactcTATAATAGAATCTCATTAGCTTGATAATGGGTATGCTGATTGTAACTTGGTACTCCCTAAACAATTTCAGGTAATGGCAAACAACTTAAAATGTAGGTGAGATGTGAATTTGCAAAAACCTCTTTCCTTGATGTGCATGGTTCTTTACTTTTGCATCTTACACTCAATTCAAATTAAGAATCTAGATGCTGGCATTTACATATTGAATGTACAAGAGTGTTAAGCAGCAATTCTagctccttgtgtgtgtgtgtgtgtgtgtgtgtgtgctcagttgctgtcatgtccaactctttgtgacccatggattttagccccccgaggctcctctgtccttgggatttttccgTAGGATATTGTAAGACACTAGCCTTTGCTGTTTTTCAGAGAACTTGCCATTTCGCCAGGGCTAAATATTGAGTAGAAAGCAGTCTATTGATTAGTGCCTTTAGCTCTAACTATTTAAAGAGTCTCTTGGTTTTGCTTACTTTGTGACAGGGAGAAAACTCTACAATATCATCTTAGAGTGattttgttaggggaagcacactgactgaaactgcccaccctggccaggccctttagtaaccatttgcatgagttattttatgaccggagatcctggtaaggaatatggaactgATAAGCCACCACTaactggaagagttcgggaaaggtcaaaaggagacaccacgtgtcgGTCCACTTCcaagaatccctctcgctagcgtCCATCTAGGCTGAgcaatgcgtgcaccaccaggaaaaactctgaattagaatgattggccaaagaccaccctgaaactaatcctatcaccataaaacccaagactgcaagccacatggcagagcagttctcctgagtTCCCCTACCCTGCTAATCTCCACCTGgttgccctttcccaataaaatctcttgctttgtcagcagatatgtctcctcggacaattcatttccaagtgttagacaagagcccagttttgggctctggaaggggtcccccttcctgcaacaatttCAGAATTTGTGAGTCCTATTTTCTCAGAGGAGTCATGACACCTAGATTTGAAAACTCAATTCACTTCTCTattcttctctaataattagttgtACATgtcaccattaaaaataatttcaatttcaaaTTGTAGCTGCAAGCTATTAAAGGCTTTCTGTCTCTTcctgctttgtttgtagtgatcttGCACTTTATTCTGTTAGGTAGttggaataggaaaaaggagtccagcatggtggtggctaaaagacaaggaagggaaaagcccactaaaatagaacaaaggaaggtccaaggattggaatgaggacctcaggtagaacaaacagcactcctggctggcccaatttacacaggacaagcccagggggaggaggaaagacatagaaagaggagccaaagggcccaGGCTCTCTGtctcttgtctttctctctcttctttttgcgTCTTTTGGTTTGGTATGCCCTCacacctcgaggatgtattttcctttattttctaaataagacagctgtaacactggtctatCTGAGAGCTGTGACGCACTGAGGGCTTTAACGTctgtcgcttcaaatttttgttgtgatgagacagaaccgaggaaattacacactcccctgacaattctaatgaagtaaaattatcaaaattatatATCATGAAAAAACCCTCATGAAGTTTAAAGACAGCAGTGCTTGTAActtactatttaaaattttatttatttttgttgttgttaattaatGGAACTGGAATAGACATAAAGACTGTATTCTTTGTGGTGTCATCAATAAAACATTGATTActtgatttttcaaataaatttttgctTGAACTTTAATGAAGGCATCTCACCATGTTTGAATATTCCCAGCATAGGTTCACAACACATGACTCTGTTTTATTCACATCTCAACTTAGCCAAGTATaaactgtgtgactttggttAGTCATTAAACCTccctgaacttcagcttctttatgtGACATGATACCTAGTCCTTAGGGTTGCTGGATGCACTCTGTTCTGATGGTGTATGTGAAATCTCTAATTTAATGCCTGGAAGAGCCTCAAAAGTGTTCATTTCCTTTCCCTCTGAAGCTGAAGGAAgatgttttctagaattttttaaattatgatttttaacttttaatggaaaagagaaataaagacagagCAACAGTTTATACAAATTCTCTTCCAGAAATGTGGCAATAGGTATTAGAAACTTCTCTTGTGTCACTTGACCACTAACTTCACATTTTCATGTGGTCACTTGATTAATTTACACAATGAAGTACGTCTCCACAGCTGTCTGTGTATCCCTGGCTGGTAGAAGCCTGTAAACTACACATCCATTTTCAAAGAAGGAAGCCAGCTCCTGTGACCAGGACCTTGACCTCCAAACACCAACTGGGAAATTCCCCATGGTTGGAAGAGCATAGTCCTAACCTTGTGGAAAGTAGTCATCTCTTTAATTTCTCCCCATACCCGAGTACATGTTTGTGAGCCACTGAGGGAGAGACAGTGTGATCCCTGGGAATTATAATACGTCCCACAGCACAGCATCGTTTTGTTGGGGTGTATTATTAGCCTCCAAATTAGAGCCGTGGGGAGCTCCCAACATGGCTTCAGTGGGATGAATAGAGATGAATAAAGCATTCAGCAAAAGGACTTCTGGTGAGATCTAACATAAAGCTGTTTGCTTTGTGCATGTTTAAAATATAGCCTACTACAGCCCTCAAATATATGTAAATTCATCGCTGTCACTCTTTCCTACCCCATGTAAGCCAGtttacaaaatgaatcagctcttacAGCTGTTTTGATGTAGAAATATCACCAACCATTTAAGCTGTGCTGAAGTGACTTATTTTTCCAGGGTTGAAATGGTTTTCTACAGATGGATCACAAGGCTCAGTCATTTTGGCATTGGGAACTGAATCCATTGTAGCAAAGTGAAATCACAGAGAGAATATCTTTCTATGGTTTCcccaagaataaaaagaataattaaatattacaGCCCACTGTTCACACATCCATTCATCACCAAATATTGATTAAGGGCCTGtttcctccactctctcctccctttATCCTTCATGTAGACAGTGACCCTGAAGAGCCTTTGATTTGTCTGTGATGAAAGTGCATCCTATCTGTaagtttttgtgtgaaaataAATGCCTTTTGAATATATTGAGCACTTTGAGAGAAAGACATCATGCCCTTTCAAATGAAcattataataatttaataaattaactaAACCTGTTCCACTGACACATTGATGAGTCATATGAGTTGCTCTTATCCATTGTTACAAGATTAAACATTTTGGGAATAAAGCTCATCCAATTTATTGAGAAAGAAACTTGGCTACAAATGCAGTCCCACTTAATTAGCTTCTGTTCCAAGTTGCCTAGCTGCTTGAACATAAATGGTGAGTCCCATTGCCCTCTGAGTTTCCTGGGGGCATCTTGCTCTGATCACTTAATTGATTTTCCAAACCAGTTTGTACTCTGGATATATCTTTGTGTCCTTTTTCGGTCTTGTCATTATCATCTTGAAGCATATTCAACAAAATTCTTTGTAGAAGCCCCGTTAGCTATGGAAGAGTGACTGATTAAATTAAGCATATTAAGTACCAACAACAATCCAAACAGGGTGTGGCTGTGTAATGAGTCCTGGTTagaagggagagagggtgggatggtagTGTGTTTGGTGTTACTGTCAGAGGGACACTCACTGTATCCACGCAAGATGAATGAGGGATGAATTGTGGGCTGGGATGACCAATAGCTTTGAAGCTGTCAACCCACCTCCTTAATCCTGGAACTAAGTACAGTCCAGAAGCCTTTTGACTTAGTTACCAAACTACTAAACTTTCTTTATGAGGATGAAGGCTTTTCAAGAGACAATTAACCTGGAAATTCACAGGAGGTTCTAAGGCAAGCTGGTGTGAGCCAAAGAAGCCAGGAAGGTCAGGGTGggagccccacccaccagcaagAATGTATAAAAGCTCAGAAGCCTGAAGTGGCATTCACAGTTCAAGAACCAGCCTCAGTGAGTTACCCACATCTCTCCACCAGCACCATGTCCTACAGCTGCTCCACAAGGAACTGCTCTTCCAGGCGGATTGGAGGAGAATACACTGTTCCAGTGGTCACAGTTTCTTCCCCGGATGCCGATTGCCTGAGTGGCATCTATTTGCCCAGCTCCTTCCAAACGGGCTCCTGGCTCCTGGACCACTGTCAGGAGACCTGCTGTGAGCCCACTGTTTGCCAGTCAACTTGCTACCAGCCAACTCCTTGTGTCTCCAGCCCTGTGCGGGTGACCTCTCGGCAAACCACCTGTGTCTCCAGTCCCTGTTCGACTACCTGCAGCCGGCCACTCACCTTTATCTCCAGTGGCTGTCAGCCTCTGAGTGGCGTCTCTACTGTGTGCAAGCCAGTGAGAAGCATCTCCACTGTCTGCCAACCGGTGGGAGGAGTCTCCACCATCTGCCAACCTACCTGCGGGGTCTCCAGGACGTACCAGCAGTCCTGCGTGTCCAGCTGCAGAAGAATTTGCTAAGTTCAGAAGCCCATGAGTGAATCAAGATTCCATGACCTGCCAGCTGCGTTTCCAGGATCTTCCGACATGCTGCCTGAGTGACTTCATTGCTGACCCCTGTTCTAACTGCCTGATTGCTGGCTGCCAGCCCTGAATAAGCCGCCTTTGGCAATCTAATATTTGGCCGGCACCAATCTTATTTTAAGTGTTTGATGACTGGTGGCATGTATACCTCTGGATGTTTCCAGAAATGTACCACTCACGCCCCAGTCTCTAAGGGTTTTGGCATGTTTTGACCTTGCTGCTTTGTCTTCTGGCTTCTGCTTTTGTGCCTTGGAAAAGGGAACTTGTCTTGCTCTGTGTTTCTCAATAAAACCTCATTACTTGGCATTGCAAATGTATGTCTCAGTTGAGTTCTTTGTTTGCAAGAATTTTTACTATTTATGAATCATCCTTTGCTGATCAGGGTCCAGGTTTCTTTTCTGAGCCTGGAGCATGGGTTCAGTCATTGTGTTTCATGACAAGCAAGGggttatcttttgtttttaacttaaaaagttgagaataattgctttacaatgttgttagtctCTTCTGTACAATGACGTACGTGAGCTATAAGTATACGTATacctcctccctcctcagcctcctcACACCCctgccatcccacccctctaggtcatcacagaccaCCGAGGTGAGCTCCTGTGTTATATagaagcttcccactagctatctactttacatctggtagtgtgtatatgctaaagctactctcccaattcatcttaCCCTCCACGGATGGACCTAGGGTCTGTTATACatgatgaagtaagtcagaaagagaaaaacaaatactgtatattactGTATATGTATGAactctagaaagatggcactgaagagcctgtttgcaggtcaggaatagagatgcagacatagagaatggacagCAAGGGGTTATCTTATGTTTTacctggttgttgtttagtcactcagtcgtgtctgacactttggaacccacggactgcagcgtgccaggcctcgctgtattttaccatctcccagagcttgctcagactcatgtccatcaagttgatgatgtcatccaaccatctcatcctctgtcatccccttctcctcctgccctcaatctttcccaggatcagggtcttttccagggagtcagctcttcatatcaggtggccaaagtataagagcttcagcttcagcatcagtccttccaatgaatattcaggattgatttcctttaggatggacttgttggatctccttgaagttcagactctcaagagtcttctccaacaccacagttcaaaagcatcacttcttcgacactcagccttctttatggtccaactctcacatccatacttgactactgggaaaactatatcTGGTTAGAGAGTCTTGACACATGTAGTCAAGTAGGGTGATTAATCCTCTATACTTCCTCCCAACTATTTATGGGCTTGCAGAATAATTTCCATGCAGGACAAAGAGAAGTTACCTAGGAAGCCAAGTAGTTTGGGGAATTGTACAGTGAAGGGAGTCAGTTAGTTTCTGAGTCTTTCTTCAATACAGGACAACTGTGGAAAACTTTGCAAAGGATCCCTCCGTGATCAGATGAGATGCAGGGAGAAGGTGAAAGATGAAAAGTCAGTGTCTAGGTCCTGAGATTCACAACATCACAAAGGTGACTGTAGTTTTCTATTTCCCTCATATATCACTATGTATTGGTAGACCCCCAAACATGCTCTGGGTAAACTAAAGTTCCATGTTTTAGTAAACCTGGACAGAAGagacttaaaaacaaatttcaaacACATGCTggtttattttaatatcttgcgctcctgtgctcagttgtgtctgactctttgtgaccccatggactatgtagctcaccaggctcctc is a window of Ovis aries strain OAR_USU_Benz2616 breed Rambouillet chromosome 1, ARS-UI_Ramb_v3.0, whole genome shotgun sequence DNA encoding:
- the LOC101103772 gene encoding keratin-associated protein 11-1, encoding MSYSCSTRNCSSRRIGGEYTVPVVTVSSPDADCLSGIYLPSSFQTGSWLLDHCQETCCEPTVCQSTCYQPTPCVSSPVRVTSRQTTCVSSPCSTTCSRPLTFISSGCQPLSGVSTVCKPVRSISTVCQPVGGVSTICQPTCGVSRTYQQSCVSSCRRIC